The DNA window GGCTGGCAGGCAAAAGGCATGGTGACCGCGATGACCGGAGACGGCGTCAACGACGCCCCGTCGATAAAAAATGCCGATATCGGCGTGGGAATGGGAATTACGGGAACCGATGTGACGAAAAATGTGGCCGATATGGTTCTGGCCGACGATAACTTTGCCACCATTGTTTCGGCGGTGAGCGAGGGGAGGAGAATTTACGACAACATCCGTAAGGCAATCCAGTTCCTGCTGGCTTCCAATTTAAGTGAGGTACTGAGTGTTTTTGTGGCCACCCTGCTCGGTTTCATTATCCTGAAACCGGTGCATCTGCTGTGGATTAATCTGATCACGGACTGTTTCCCGGCTCTGGCCCTGGGAATGGAAGAAGCGGAAGAGGATATCATGAGGAGAAAGCCGAGGGATGCAAAGGACGGCGTTTTCTCGGGAGGCCTGGGAACCGACGTAATCTATCAGGGAATTCTGGTTTCTATTCTGACGCTTGCAGCTTACTTTATCGGTCACCGGATAGAGGCGGGAGTATGGGAGATTGCACCCAGCGCCGATGGAATCACAATGGCTTTCCTGACTATGTCCATGACGGAAATTTTCCATTCTTTTAATATGCGTTCACAGAGAAAATCCGTATTCACTCTGAAGGGGCACAACAAAGCGCTGTGGGGAGCCATGTTATTTTCACTAGTTCTTACGACCGTTGTTATTTATGTGCCGTTCCTGGCGGACGCCTTTGGATTCGAGCACATTTCCCTGATGGAATACATCACCGCGCTGCTGCTGGCCTTCCTGATTATACCGGCGGTGGAGATGGTAAAGTGGATTCAGAGACGCAGATAATGTGAGACGGACTGAGGCCAGGTACTGGATTCATGGTATTCTCAGGGAATCACGAAAGAGAAGGCTGAAACGCCCCGGAACTCCTGTTGAAGTTCCGGGGCGTTTCACTGTAGATTGGCAATATGAAATTTACGGAGCAGCTTTTGGCTGTCCATAGACGGAGGCCTGACGGCAAGTTTACAGGCCTGCGCCGTTTTATTGTTTTAGATTGGCCATTCAAGCTAATTCGATCCGTTCATGAGAGAAGGTCAGGGTTACAATACGGTTTCCCTGGCATCCGGCACATTAATCTTTGTATCCAGAAGCATTCCGGCAAGGATGATGACAAAACCGGCCAGTACAATGGGGGAGGGATACTCTTTCAGGAACAGAGCGACCCAGACCGGTCCGAGGATCATCTCCCACAGGGCGATTACGGATGCCTTCTGCGCGGAAATCATCTGGATTCCCAGGTTGTAGAAGGCATAACCGGCTCCAATCTGGATGATTCCGAGAATCAGGAGGACAATCCAGTCGGTCAATGCCAGTGTTCCTATGTAACCGGCCGTGGAGGGAAAGGCCACAAAAACAAAGATGCCGGTGAAAAGATTGGCAATGGCGGTCAGCCCAATCGGATTGGTTCCGGCAGACTTCTTGGCGCCGACACTCATACAGGCGAAGAAGATGCCTTCCAACAGGGCAATTGTGTTGCCGGAGCTGCTGCTCTTGTCCGTGCCGGAGCACATGAAAAAGACAACGCCGGCGAAAATAACGCATACGGGCCAGAATGCCTTCTTATTAAATTTCCTCGTTATCACAAAGTTTGCAAGGAACAGCCAGATGGTTGCCGTATACTGCATACCGACAGCAATGGCCGCCGATGTTTTGGACAGTGCAATGATAATGCTGATGCAGAGCGCGCAGTAGGAGCTGATGTAAACGGCCATCCAGGGGGTCCAGTTTAACCGTTTCCATCTGATGAAGGGCATCAGGGTAATTCCTGCAATAATGGAACGAAGGCCGCAAATCAGCAGGGAATCTGCCGTAAGGAATTTCACAAGCGGAGCATTCAGGCTCCAGAAAACAGCACCTAGAAAAACCAGGAGGGTGCCGGAATTACGGATTTTAGACATTGTCATACCTCCATCGGTAGGGGGAAAATAATTGTATCGGTGGGTAAACGCTTCATGCGGCGCGAAATGGCGTTCTTTGCCATTTCTGTGCATCGCGAAGCGGGTTACTGTTCACAGCGCATTGCGGTGTGAACAATAACACTAACATAAAGACACATATCCATAAATTGAATATGATGATTGATTATAAAGTAGAAACGTGATATACTGTAGTTGGGTTGGAACCTTGATTAAAATATAATCATGATTACAAAACTCATTATATGCTCCGCATTTTATTTTGTCAAGACTTAATAACTTAATTTCCAGACGGAATTTTCAGCGGCAGCAATTGTAACTACTCGGATGCCGCTTCACGCTTAACGGTGGAACGGCCGGCCTGACAGGAAGGGAGCTGATTGTCTATGACAGAGATTGAGAATGCCAATGATGAAATGAACTTAACATTAAAGAGAAAACGGATGATGATTTATTTCATTGAGGCTACGGAGAAACTGATTCGTGCAGAAGGGGTAGAGAAACTCTCTATAAGAAAGATAGCGACGGAGGCAGGTTATAACAGCGCCACTATCTATAATTACTTCAACGATCTGGAACATCTGGCACTCTTCGGCTCCGTATGTTACCTGCGCGAATACATCGTCACACTCGGGAAGGCCCTGAAACCGGACATGAGTTCCATCGACAGATACAGGACAATTTACCAATGTTTTAACCGGGTTGCTTTCCGTTACCCCGAGATATTCCATAATATGTTTTTTGGAAGATACAGCAATAAGCTGGCCTCCGTAATCCAGGTCTATTATCAGGAATTGTTTCCGTCTGAACTGGAGGGGCTGAGTAACCGGATGAAAAAGATGCTGATGGAAGGAAGTATGCGCGAGCGCGATGAGATAACGATGGAGAGTATGGTCCAGGAGGGATATATACGGGAAGAAAAGGCCGATATCACACTGGATTTAATCATTGCCCTCCATCAGAATTTTATATATGAAGCCAGCCTGCAGGGAGAGAGCCTGAATATCGAAGAGCATGAGGAGAAGTTCCGGAAGATATTTGAGTATGTTCTGGATATGGGCGGCAAGGAATAAATGGATCCTTACTCTATAGAAGTAATGGCAGATGCATAAAGAAGATTAAACGAATAAAAGAATGATGAACACCCCGGAAAGGAGAAAACCTTTCCGGGGTGTTCCGTTATTGGTGGCAATGAAAAGTTCGCGAAGCGCATATTTCGTTGTTTTTATGACAGTATTTCCCTTCTCATAACGCAAATTAGGAAGGAAAACAGTTGAAAAGACTTAAAAAATCAAATCAAAATTCAGAATAAAGAGAAAAACAGTGAAGTATTTTGAATCGTTTTGGAAAAGTATAACAAAAAATAAACAAAAAGTAACAAAATATAAAAATAGTCTATTTAAATATAAAATTTTTGTTAAGAAAATGGTATTGACAGATAGCAGATATGCATTTATAATCATGATTATAAAGTAAATATTGATTATAAAACGCGATTAAAGGTTGGGTTTAACAGCTGTCCAGGAGACGGTATCCTGAATTTCGGGAACTGCAAATTCACTGGATAGTTACGGGGATTGCAAGTAAGTTAAGGAAGGAGTTTCTATGGGATGCAGTAAAGAAGAGTTGCTTAATGAGCGGGTTTTTTATCATTTTCACCAGATTTGTCAGATTCCCCATCCGAGCGGCGGGGAGAAAGCACTCAGTGACTTTATTCTGAACTGGGCATTAGAGCTGGGACTCGATGCAAAGCAGGATTCGGTCAATAACGTTTTCATAAGAAAACCGGCAACGCCGGGATACGAGAGTGCCCCTGCCGTTATGTTACAGGCACACATCGACATGGTATGTGAGAAGAATGATAAGAGCGCCCACGATTTTACAAAAGACCCTATCTCCTGGGTGATTGACGGGGATATCATCTCAACGGGCGGACAGACGACGCTGGGAGCGGATGACGGCATCGGGGTTTCCTTTGCAATGGCGGTTCTGGAGGAGCGGGAACTTGAGCATCCGGCGCTGGAAGTTCTATTTACCGTTGCGGAAGAGTCGGATTTTACCGGAGCCGAGAATTTCGATATGTCCTGGATGAAGGCGGAGTATCTGATTAACCTGGATCATGCCTGCGACAGGGAAATCTTAAGCGGAAGCTGCGGAGGCATGGACGCGGAAGTCAGCCTGCCGGTTCAGCCGGAGGAGCTTAAGGAAGACTGGAAGACCTACAATGTTATGATATCCGGCCTGAAGGGCGGACATTCGGGGGAGGATATCCACAGAGGCCATGGGAATGCCAATTCACTTCTCGGCAGATTCCTGGCGGAGGCGCAGAAACGCTTTACATATGGAATTTCCGCAATTAAGGGCGGAACGTACCGTCTGGCCATTCCAAGGGAGGCCAAAGCGGATCTCAGCCTGGCGGTATCCGATTATCCGAAACTGGAAGAACTTGCACAGGAACTGGAAAATATATTCCGAGGAGAGCTTCAGGAGACCTCAGAGTCACTTAAGATTACGGTCAGCGAGGCGCCTGCGGCCAAAACCCAGGTTGCTCCGGATCAGATCGTCACCCTGCTTTTACTGGCTCCGGATGGCATCTGCCAGATGAACGAAGTACTGACCGGACTGGTGGATACATCGGATAACCTTGGTGAACTTCACATGGACGATAAGAAGTTCAGGATGGTATTTGAGATACGTTCGGCCCAGGACAGCCTGAAGTACTATATTTACAAGAAGATAGAGCGCCTGGCAGCTCTTGTGGGAGCCGAATGCAAGACGGAAGTTGAATATGCAAGCTGGCATTTCAGGGCACAGTCACCGCTTCGTGAGACAGCGGTAGAGGTTTACCGGAAACTTTACGGTTCCGAACCATCGATTCTGACCGTACATGCAGGACTTGAGGTTGGATGCTTCTTTGAGGCAAGGCCGACCCTCGATGCCATTGCGCTGGGACCGGACTGCTGGAATTTCCATTCACCGTCCGAGATGGTGAGTATCTCTTCCACCAGAAAGACGTACCAGTTTTTATGCAGTATTTTAAAAGATTTAAAATAAAAGCAATTGTCCGGCAGCTTCACGGATGCCGGCAAAGCAGTAAAAAGGGGAAACAAAAAGCTTTATACTTCGTATGAGAAAGGAGAGCAGTATGGAAGAAAACAAATTAAACACCACGGAGGTGTCTGCGGAAAAGAAGGAGACGAAACTCAAAGCGATTAACCCGATGTTCTTTCTGGTAATCATCATTTTACTTTGCGCTCTGGCATCCTATATTGTTCCGGCAGGTACATATGAGCGTGTATTCGACGCGGTGAGTGAGAGAGAAATTGTTGATCCAAACAGCTTCCACTATATTGATCAGAACCCGGTCAGCCTCTTCAGCCTTCTGATGTCTGTGACACTGGGAATGCAGAACGCGGCTTACGTTATCTTCTTCCTTTTAATCATCGGCGGTACATTTGCCGTTCTGGACGCAACCGGGGCAATCAATGCAGGTATGGCCAACGTGGTTAAAAAGACGAGGGGCAAGGAACTTCTGATGATCCCGATCTGTATGATCGTATTTGGATGCGGTTCCTGTTTCGCAGGTAACTTTGAGGAATTCCTGGCCTTTGTTCCACTGGTACTGGCATGCTGCCTTACCATGGGATTTGACTCTCTGACGGCGGTCGGCATTATCTTCTGTGCGGCTGCGGCAGGTTACGGCGGTGCCATGACCAACGCATTTACAGTCGGTGTAGCCCAGAGTATCGCAGGACTTCCGATGTTTTCAGGTATCGAATTAAGAGGTGCACTTTTTGCAGCGCTTCTGGGAGTCAGCATTGTCTATGTTATGTGGCATGCGGCAAAAGTAAAGAAAAATCCACAGTCCAGCTCCGTATATGAGTTCGACAGGGCTCATGCCCACGAGCATGTGATTGACATGGATAACATTCCGAAGATGACGACACGCCATAAACTGGTTCTTATCATTTTCGTGGCAGGTATTGTCTTCACCGTACACGGTGTTATTGTAAAAGGCTATTATATTGATGAACTGGCAGCCATTTTCCTTGCCATCGGCGTTTTAGGCGGTCTTGTAGGCGGATTGAAACCGGGCGAAATCTGTGACGGTTTTGAAAAGGGATTTGGAAACATGCTGTTCCCATGTATCATGATTGGCCTTGCCAATGCAGCGATTATCATCCTTCAGGATGCATCCATCATGGATACAATTATCCATGCCCTGGCCAGTGTCCTCGATTCACTCCCGGCATCTCTGATGGCCTGCGGTATGTTCGTAGTACAGGATATTTTCAACGTAATCGTTCCTTCCGGTTCCGGCCAGGCGGCAATTACCATGCCCCTTATGGCTCCTCTGGCAGATATGCTGGGCGTTACGCGCCAGACGGCAGTTCTCGCATTCCAGCTTGGCGATTCCTTTACAAACGTTCTGGCGCCGACAGGCGGAGAGATTCTGGCAGCCCTTGCAATGTGTAAGGTTCCTTACAGCAAGTGGGTTAAATACCTGCTTCCGGTATTCTTCATGTGGTGGATCGTTGCATTCATCTTCCTGATTTATGCAACCCATATCGGATACGGACCATTCTAATTATTCTATTTTTTAAATAAGCCATATCAAATCAAAATAAAACCCCAGCGGGCCGGACAATAATTGCCATTATGTCCGGCCCGCGCCCCTTTAAAAATCCTCCCGTGGTTTTCGCCACAGGAGGATTTTTCATAGGAAAGTGCTCCTATGAAATAAAAAGCACTCCGTGCAGGCGCTCGCTAAGTCAGCTTTTTTCCAGCCGGACGGCGGCCAGATCGGCGAAGACGTCCTGAGTGATGGAGATAAAGTCTTTCATATACTGGGGAAGAAAACGTTCCCTGTGGTAGGCGAGCACCAGGCGGTGCCTCACGGGTTCACCGTTCAGGGCCAGGGGAAAGGTGTTGGCTCCCGGCGCTTTCTCGTTCAGGAGAGGAAGACGCATCTGCGTACAGAAAAAGACGCCATAGTCGCGGGGAAAGAGGGAGATCAGAAGTTCCGTGGTACTGGATTCCAGAAAAACCCTGGGTGCAAAACCGGCATCCAGGAAACACTGATCGATCATCTTGCGAAGACGCATCGGAGGTTTTGGCAGCAGGAAAGGGAACTCCCTAAATGCGCTCAGCTTCGCGCCTGCTGTGGATTCACGCTTGACGTTTCCGTATTCCTCACCGAGATATTTTTCCATCAGGGAGTCGGAGGCGACGAGAAACAGGTTGTCGTCCAGAAGGGGAAGAATCTCAAGCCGCATATCCTCTGTATACTTGATACCGATATAGAGATCCAGTTCGCCTTCAAACACCATCTGTTCCATGACTTCCGAGGAGGCGTCCACCAGCTGGATTGATACGTGGGGCCACAGTTCGTGGAAACGCGGCAGGATGGACGGCAGGCAGATCTCCCCGCGGTAGGATGGAATCCCGAGCTTTAAGTGCCCTGCTCCCAATTGGGAAATATCGCTCAGACGGTTTTTCAGATCATTTTCCTCGGCCAGTATCCGGCCTGCCGCCTGAAGGAGCTGCTCACCCGCGTAGGTCAGGGCCAGCTTCGGCTTACGGTAAAAAAGTTCCACCCCGTAATACTGTTCCAGCCGCTGGATGTGCTGGCTCAGGTTCTGCTGCGAGATATAGAGCTTCTGGGCTGTATTCGTCATATGAAGTTCCCGGGCCAGTTCCGTAAAATAGTAGAGGCTTATCAGGTTCATTGTTCCCTCTCCTTTTCTTCAAATCCGTTTATTTCTTTCAGTATAACACAGAACAAAAAATTTAAAAGGATAACAACAATAATTTGTTAAAAACATAAAAAAACCTTGTTTGAAATTGTGCACTCTGCTGTGCTATGATCCATCTATACAGAAAAGAACCAATTCCACCGGCAGTAACGCGGAGGATGAGGAGCGGAAAACGACACGGTTCAGACAGCAGAGTTTATGCGGAAAATTTCGGATAACACAAAATTTCAGATAACACAAAGAAAGGTATGGTGCAGAAAATGGCAGTTGGTAAACGAATTTATTTGAAAAGACAGATGCCGGATCACGATGTAATGATGCAGTTTAAAGAGATTCCGGCTTCCAATGTGGCGGACGTGATGGGGAGAAGCTGTGCGATGAATCCCAGAATCCGTCTTGTGAGCAGCCCAAGGTCCCAGATGATGGTAGGCCCGGCGCTGACGGTCAAAGCGAGAAGCGGAGATAATCTGGCGCTCCATGCCGCCATCGATATGACGCAGGAAGGCGACGTGCTGGTGGTATCCAATGAGGGAGACAATACCAGGGCGCTGATGGGAGAGATTATGATGGCCCTGCTTTACCATACGAAAAAAGCAGCCGGAATTATTCTGGACGGTCCGATCCGTGATATCGATGAGATTGGCCAGTGGGATTTCCCAGTATATGCGACGGGAACGACTCCGGGAGGCCCCTACAAGGAGGGACCTGGCGAGGTCAATGTACCGATTGCCTGCGGTGAAATCAGCGTCAATCCGGGAGACATCATCCTGGCTGATCCGGATGGGATCATCGTCATTCCAAGAAAAGACGCTCCTCAGATTTTAGAGGATGCTAAAAAATTCCAGGCAGCGGATGAGATAAAACTGGCTGCGGCGAAAAACGGGACATCGAAACGCGACTGGGTGAAGAAATCCCTGGAAGAAAAGGAATTTGAGATAATCGACGGGATTTATGAGCCGTAAAGTACATATGGTTTCAATAACAATGGAGTATCATTAATAATTTGAATCAACTTATGCCGCCAAAAGGTCGGCGGAATGGAGAATACAAAGATGAAAATTGGATTTATAGGCTTTGGCGAAGCCGCTTATAATATCTCCCTGGGACTTAAAGGGGAAGGCGTGACAGGAATTATTGCATTTGACAAGATGGCAAAAGATCCGGTGATGGGCAAGATGGTGACGGGCCGTGCCGCCGAGGCCGATGTGACACTTTATGATACGGCAAAAGAGGTTGCCGCCGAGGCCGATGTGATATTCGGCGCGGTTCCGTCCTCTTTTGCAATGGATGTCTGCGAAGAGATTGAGGGCGTGCTCGGCGAAGGGAAAATCTATGCCGATGTCAGCGCGTCCACTCCTTCCGTAAAAGAAAAGATTTGGGACGCCGTCAAGGATACGGGGGTGAAATTTGTAGATGCCGCCATGCTCGGTTCCCTTCCCAAGGACAAACACCAGGTTCCCATCACAGCCAGCGGAAACGGCGCCGAACTGTTTAAAGAGCTCATGAGCCCTCTGGGAATGAAAATTACGACCGCAGGGGAGAAAGCGGGAGCCGCGTCGGCGATCAAGCTGGTAAGAAGTATTTATATGAAGGGAATCGCTTCCCTGATGATCGAAATGCTCCAGGCGGCCGACGCCTACGATGTATCGGATGAGGTGATTTCTTCAATCTCCAAATCCATGGACAATATTCCGTTCACGTCCCACCTGGACAGGCTGGTCACTGGAACGGCAATCCACTGCCACCGCCGTGCGGCAGAACTGAAAGGTTCCGTTGCCATGCTGGAGGAGTGCGGATTCAGCCCAGCGATGACCGAGGCGGCCAAGAAGAGGATGGAAGATATGGAAGTGTACGACTTTGCGGCGCGCTATGTGGAGAAAAAGCCGGACGGATGGAAAGAGATTATCCAGGTGATGAAAGAAGGAAAATAAGACAGATGATTCGGTGATTTCCCCTCACAAATTACCGGATCGGGGCATTTTGCCGTGAGTTCCTGAAAAAGGGAGTCCGTTTATTGGACTCTCTTTTTTGCTGCCAAAGCTGATTTCATCGGTCTTTCCGGCTGGAAAAAGGATTTTATAGCCATCCAATAATTACTATTTTTTATAGCATAGGAAATTCCTATGATGTGAAAAATTGTCCGGGCAGGATGCGCCCTCACGCGCCGAGCGCTCCACAGTTTATTAGAAGCAGTATGACTATAAGAATCTGTGTATTTTTGAAATCTGACAATCTTAATGAAATCTTTATCCCAAATATAATACGCTTACACTCTTTTTAGACGCACGGTGCTACAATATAAGTCCAAAAAAGAAAATGGTGTAATTTAGCCCGGTGTAGTTCAAGGACATGTGGAAGGGTATGGGATTGGAACGTCTGTTTTGTACAACGGCAGAAACGCTGCTCGCATTTACATTTGATGCCTGCCGTGGGACGGAGAAGAAAGCAGTTACCGTGGGGGCGCGCAATGATACAGAGACTGTTATTCTCGGAAATATTTATAAAGAGCTGATTGAGTCAAATACCGATATTGAGGTGAAGACGTCTTTTGGGCTGGACGGGATATCCGGCTGTTTTGATGCGCTTAAGGAAGGCCGTATTGATATGTTTGGGGGAGATATGGAGGCTGTGTTTTCCTCTTTTTTGGCAGAATTTGCAGATCAGGAGAATAAGGGGACGGAGAGTGGCTATAAGTCGGCAGTTTCACGTATGATGTCGGAGCATCATATCGATCTATCAAAACCGCTGGGATACAAATTTAATCAAACCGGAGCGGCATGTAATTTTGTGCGCCGGGAGGTACTGGAACGTTATCCGGAACTGAAAGAAATACTGGGAAAGCTGGAGGGCAAAATCAGTGATAGGGCAATGGCGGAGATGATACATCAGGTCGATGTGATGGGAATAGGGGCGCAGGAGGCGGCCTGGCGATTTCTGAAGGACAATAAATTCCTGGGTGGAAAATAAAACCTGCATCACCGCGTTTTACAATCCGCCCGTTCCGTGATAAACTGTCAAAAGAAGAAAAACAGTTTATTACGGAACGGACAGGGGGAGTAAGGCAGATGAAGAAAAAGGTAATCATTGCCTGCACCAGAAGGCGGGTATCTGAATACATCAAGGAGCAATTAGAGGAACTGTTAGGCGAATATGCGGATATCGGCATGATGCTGATTAATCAGGAAAGCGCCTGCCGCATCCGCTGTGATCTTGTCATTGCAATCAGTGAGGAGATGGCCAAACAGGTGGCTCCGATGCTGATGAGCGATACAGAGATTATCGTACTCCACCTGACGATCCAGAGAAGTATGTATGACAGACTGAAAGCGGCTTCCGGAGAGAAGAAGGCGATTGTAATAAACAACACACAGGAACTGGCTCTCGAAACGGTGGCGCTTTTGTATGCTCTGGATATGAAAAACATTGAACTGTTTCCTTATTATCCTGGATGTACGGAAAACTATTCCGACATAAAGCTGGCGATTACACCGAACGAATTCCCGATTATTCCCAGACATATAGAGCGGGTGATTGATATTGGCGAACGGTGCCTGGATCCATTAACTCTGATAGAAGTTTTCAGCCGGCTCGATTGTCTAAACCCGGTGGCTATCGAAAAAATATTTACGTATGGCCGAAAGGTCATTTCGATTAACCGTGGAATTACGGAACTGACCAGGTACGGCCACGATTTTGGATTCAGCGAGCAGCAGTTTGTGGAGGGATTCAGTGAGGCTGTTCTGATTCTGGATGATGAGAAGAAGGTAAGCCTTCTGAATTCCGCAGCGCAGGAACTCTTCAACGAGCCGTATATCTATCTGATCCATCGTGATATCTGCGATTTGATACCGGAAACGGGAATACCAAAGGGACGGGTGAAAGCGCATTTGTCCAATGCGCCGGTCATGATTAATGGTAAAAAATACCTGATGACCTGGAACTTTTTTTCAGATAAGATGGAGGGGAGCAGTGCTCTGATTTTGAAAAGTTTTGAGGAGATGAGGAATCTCTATGCGCGCTATGGCAGTGAAAGAGTCAGAAAAGCGGAGTTAAAATATAATTTCGATGATATCATCGGTTCCAGCGAAGCAATGAGAAGAATGAAGGAAAAGGCGAGAAAGTTTGCTGAAACAGATTTCCCGATCTTGATCCAGGGAGAGAGCGGCACCGGAAAAGAACTGCTCGCCCAGGCTATTCATCAGGCATCGGGAAGGAAAGAGGAACCGTTCATTGCCTTTAATTGTGCTTCTCTCACAGACTCTCTTTTGGAAAGTGAATTATTCGGTTACCATGAGGGCGCGTTCACCGGAGCAAGCAGAAAAGGAAAGCCAGGTATATTTGAAATGGCCAGCGGCGGCACACTTTTTATGGATGAGATCGGAGATGTCTCCCTGAATCTTCAGGCAAAGATTCTCAGGGTTCTTCAGGAACAGGAAGTGGTCCGTGTGGGTGGCAGCCAGGTAATCCCCGTAGACGTGCGGATTATATCGGCCACCAATCAGGATCTTTTATCTTTTGTGAAAGAAAAACGGTTTCGGCTGGATTTGTATTACCGTCTGAATACACTGATTTTACAGACGGTTCCTCTCAGGAACCGAGCAAA is part of the [Clostridium] symbiosum genome and encodes:
- a CDS encoding glycine betaine ABC transporter substrate-binding protein produces the protein MGLERLFCTTAETLLAFTFDACRGTEKKAVTVGARNDTETVILGNIYKELIESNTDIEVKTSFGLDGISGCFDALKEGRIDMFGGDMEAVFSSFLAEFADQENKGTESGYKSAVSRMMSEHHIDLSKPLGYKFNQTGAACNFVRREVLERYPELKEILGKLEGKISDRAMAEMIHQVDVMGIGAQEAAWRFLKDNKFLGGK
- a CDS encoding RraA family protein; this translates as MAVGKRIYLKRQMPDHDVMMQFKEIPASNVADVMGRSCAMNPRIRLVSSPRSQMMVGPALTVKARSGDNLALHAAIDMTQEGDVLVVSNEGDNTRALMGEIMMALLYHTKKAAGIILDGPIRDIDEIGQWDFPVYATGTTPGGPYKEGPGEVNVPIACGEISVNPGDIILADPDGIIVIPRKDAPQILEDAKKFQAADEIKLAAAKNGTSKRDWVKKSLEEKEFEIIDGIYEP
- a CDS encoding DUF1932 domain-containing protein; amino-acid sequence: MKIGFIGFGEAAYNISLGLKGEGVTGIIAFDKMAKDPVMGKMVTGRAAEADVTLYDTAKEVAAEADVIFGAVPSSFAMDVCEEIEGVLGEGKIYADVSASTPSVKEKIWDAVKDTGVKFVDAAMLGSLPKDKHQVPITASGNGAELFKELMSPLGMKITTAGEKAGAASAIKLVRSIYMKGIASLMIEMLQAADAYDVSDEVISSISKSMDNIPFTSHLDRLVTGTAIHCHRRAAELKGSVAMLEECGFSPAMTEAAKKRMEDMEVYDFAARYVEKKPDGWKEIIQVMKEGK
- a CDS encoding aminoacyl-histidine dipeptidase, coding for MGCSKEELLNERVFYHFHQICQIPHPSGGEKALSDFILNWALELGLDAKQDSVNNVFIRKPATPGYESAPAVMLQAHIDMVCEKNDKSAHDFTKDPISWVIDGDIISTGGQTTLGADDGIGVSFAMAVLEERELEHPALEVLFTVAEESDFTGAENFDMSWMKAEYLINLDHACDREILSGSCGGMDAEVSLPVQPEELKEDWKTYNVMISGLKGGHSGEDIHRGHGNANSLLGRFLAEAQKRFTYGISAIKGGTYRLAIPREAKADLSLAVSDYPKLEELAQELENIFRGELQETSESLKITVSEAPAAKTQVAPDQIVTLLLLAPDGICQMNEVLTGLVDTSDNLGELHMDDKKFRMVFEIRSAQDSLKYYIYKKIERLAALVGAECKTEVEYASWHFRAQSPLRETAVEVYRKLYGSEPSILTVHAGLEVGCFFEARPTLDAIALGPDCWNFHSPSEMVSISSTRKTYQFLCSILKDLK
- a CDS encoding TetR/AcrR family transcriptional regulator produces the protein MTEIENANDEMNLTLKRKRMMIYFIEATEKLIRAEGVEKLSIRKIATEAGYNSATIYNYFNDLEHLALFGSVCYLREYIVTLGKALKPDMSSIDRYRTIYQCFNRVAFRYPEIFHNMFFGRYSNKLASVIQVYYQELFPSELEGLSNRMKKMLMEGSMRERDEITMESMVQEGYIREEKADITLDLIIALHQNFIYEASLQGESLNIEEHEEKFRKIFEYVLDMGGKE
- a CDS encoding DMT family transporter; its protein translation is MSKIRNSGTLLVFLGAVFWSLNAPLVKFLTADSLLICGLRSIIAGITLMPFIRWKRLNWTPWMAVYISSYCALCISIIIALSKTSAAIAVGMQYTATIWLFLANFVITRKFNKKAFWPVCVIFAGVVFFMCSGTDKSSSSGNTIALLEGIFFACMSVGAKKSAGTNPIGLTAIANLFTGIFVFVAFPSTAGYIGTLALTDWIVLLILGIIQIGAGYAFYNLGIQMISAQKASVIALWEMILGPVWVALFLKEYPSPIVLAGFVIILAGMLLDTKINVPDARETVL
- a CDS encoding LysR family transcriptional regulator, whose translation is MNLISLYYFTELARELHMTNTAQKLYISQQNLSQHIQRLEQYYGVELFYRKPKLALTYAGEQLLQAAGRILAEENDLKNRLSDISQLGAGHLKLGIPSYRGEICLPSILPRFHELWPHVSIQLVDASSEVMEQMVFEGELDLYIGIKYTEDMRLEILPLLDDNLFLVASDSLMEKYLGEEYGNVKRESTAGAKLSAFREFPFLLPKPPMRLRKMIDQCFLDAGFAPRVFLESSTTELLISLFPRDYGVFFCTQMRLPLLNEKAPGANTFPLALNGEPVRHRLVLAYHRERFLPQYMKDFISITQDVFADLAAVRLEKS
- a CDS encoding sigma 54-interacting transcriptional regulator, with translation MKKKVIIACTRRRVSEYIKEQLEELLGEYADIGMMLINQESACRIRCDLVIAISEEMAKQVAPMLMSDTEIIVLHLTIQRSMYDRLKAASGEKKAIVINNTQELALETVALLYALDMKNIELFPYYPGCTENYSDIKLAITPNEFPIIPRHIERVIDIGERCLDPLTLIEVFSRLDCLNPVAIEKIFTYGRKVISINRGITELTRYGHDFGFSEQQFVEGFSEAVLILDDEKKVSLLNSAAQELFNEPYIYLIHRDICDLIPETGIPKGRVKAHLSNAPVMINGKKYLMTWNFFSDKMEGSSALILKSFEEMRNLYARYGSERVRKAELKYNFDDIIGSSEAMRRMKEKARKFAETDFPILIQGESGTGKELLAQAIHQASGRKEEPFIAFNCASLTDSLLESELFGYHEGAFTGASRKGKPGIFEMASGGTLFMDEIGDVSLNLQAKILRVLQEQEVVRVGGSQVIPVDVRIISATNQDLLSFVKEKRFRLDLYYRLNTLILQTVPLRNRANDIYDMLPWFFRKNHIRKNIHEDAMKFMLNYSWPGNVREFQNCISYLSIVEHDTIRVEDFPEYMLSEKPAVRLQAHSEMSVESEILTELYGLRLKGEKTGRKKLADNLQMKGIPLTEAEIRVYLERLQEKEYVSIHKGRGGTQITQKGIHSIMKGSGKI
- a CDS encoding YfcC family protein, yielding MEENKLNTTEVSAEKKETKLKAINPMFFLVIIILLCALASYIVPAGTYERVFDAVSEREIVDPNSFHYIDQNPVSLFSLLMSVTLGMQNAAYVIFFLLIIGGTFAVLDATGAINAGMANVVKKTRGKELLMIPICMIVFGCGSCFAGNFEEFLAFVPLVLACCLTMGFDSLTAVGIIFCAAAAGYGGAMTNAFTVGVAQSIAGLPMFSGIELRGALFAALLGVSIVYVMWHAAKVKKNPQSSSVYEFDRAHAHEHVIDMDNIPKMTTRHKLVLIIFVAGIVFTVHGVIVKGYYIDELAAIFLAIGVLGGLVGGLKPGEICDGFEKGFGNMLFPCIMIGLANAAIIILQDASIMDTIIHALASVLDSLPASLMACGMFVVQDIFNVIVPSGSGQAAITMPLMAPLADMLGVTRQTAVLAFQLGDSFTNVLAPTGGEILAALAMCKVPYSKWVKYLLPVFFMWWIVAFIFLIYATHIGYGPF